A region from the Rubrivirga sp. SAORIC476 genome encodes:
- a CDS encoding lipopolysaccharide biosynthesis protein: MTSPEATDEPSTQAPTRAGRGLGKRMGSASVIYVAGALVTNLAKFLLVPFYVRYLTQAEVGIVVFLQAVSYALARVYPLGLGQAIKRYYVDFEVERDADRFTAGIWWVVTAVAVALSVLLILSVPLWGQYVGSQIKPSYLVLSILIAALQGSATIPLMRYIVRQQPTANTVFTILQMVTITGAIIYLVAGRGMGVEGVLWGQVIGYAAWAVISGVLINAPARLKPTFGKLGEAFRYSIVLLPHLLFIWGITFADRLVLESKVSLEALGVYGIGYQMGTLLTIVSISISNAWLAQFFRTGETERGPRMFTTTFTTIFLLILFISLGLFLFAPEIIAVVASREYAGSVLILQLVVVAHVFHAANQFFMLPLFLVKKTKHISTSTGLGLLANVVGLVVLVPWLGIVGAALATIMAYLAASGSSLYFAKRSYPVAVEWRKVGVGSAVAIGLGVVGGLVFNEPSVLGVLAKLGLCLAFPLALLGWPGESLVDRDALSRLPLVGRLMPGASSRPPTADAP, from the coding sequence GTGACCTCGCCCGAAGCGACCGACGAGCCATCGACGCAGGCCCCCACGCGAGCCGGCAGGGGGCTGGGCAAGCGGATGGGGAGCGCGTCGGTGATCTACGTCGCCGGGGCGCTGGTAACGAACCTCGCCAAGTTCCTCCTCGTCCCGTTCTACGTCCGCTACCTCACGCAGGCCGAGGTGGGGATCGTGGTGTTCCTGCAGGCGGTCTCCTACGCGCTGGCGCGGGTGTACCCCCTCGGCCTCGGGCAGGCCATCAAACGGTACTACGTCGACTTCGAGGTCGAGCGAGACGCCGACCGGTTCACGGCAGGGATCTGGTGGGTGGTGACGGCGGTGGCCGTCGCGCTGTCGGTGCTGCTGATCCTGAGCGTGCCGCTGTGGGGCCAGTACGTCGGCTCCCAGATCAAACCCTCCTATCTGGTCCTGTCGATCCTGATCGCAGCGTTGCAGGGGAGCGCCACGATCCCGCTGATGCGCTACATCGTCCGCCAGCAGCCGACCGCCAACACGGTGTTCACGATCCTCCAGATGGTGACCATCACCGGGGCGATCATCTACCTCGTCGCGGGCCGGGGGATGGGGGTCGAGGGCGTGCTCTGGGGGCAGGTGATCGGCTACGCAGCGTGGGCGGTCATCTCGGGCGTGCTGATCAACGCTCCTGCGCGCCTGAAGCCGACGTTCGGCAAGCTCGGCGAGGCGTTCCGCTACTCGATCGTGCTGCTGCCGCACCTCCTGTTCATCTGGGGCATCACGTTCGCCGACCGGCTCGTGCTGGAATCGAAGGTTAGCCTGGAGGCGTTAGGAGTCTATGGCATCGGCTACCAGATGGGGACGCTGCTGACGATCGTCAGCATCTCGATCTCGAACGCGTGGCTCGCCCAGTTCTTCCGGACGGGCGAGACGGAGCGGGGGCCGAGGATGTTCACGACGACCTTCACGACCATCTTCCTGCTGATCCTGTTCATCTCCCTGGGGCTGTTCCTGTTCGCCCCCGAGATCATCGCCGTGGTGGCGAGCCGGGAGTACGCCGGGTCGGTGCTGATCCTGCAACTGGTGGTGGTCGCTCACGTCTTCCACGCGGCGAACCAGTTCTTCATGCTGCCACTCTTCCTGGTCAAGAAGACGAAGCACATCTCGACGTCCACCGGGCTGGGCCTGCTGGCCAACGTCGTCGGGCTCGTTGTCCTGGTTCCGTGGCTCGGCATCGTCGGCGCGGCGCTGGCGACCATTATGGCCTATCTGGCCGCCTCGGGCTCGTCGCTGTACTTCGCGAAGCGGAGCTACCCGGTGGCGGTGGAGTGGCGCAAGGTGGGCGTAGGATCGGCTGTGGCGATCGGCCTCGGCGTCGTGGGGGGGCTGGTGTTCAACGAACCTTCTGTCCTGGGCGTCCTTGCGAAACTGGGCCTGTGTCTAGCTTTCCCGCTCGCGCTCCTGGGCTGGCCGGGCGAGTCTCTCGTCGACCGCGACGCCTTGAGTCGGTTGCCGCTGGTCGGCCGTTTGATGCCCGGCGCCTCCTCCCGTCCCCCCACCGCGGATGCTCCCTAG
- a CDS encoding sulfotransferase domain-containing protein, whose protein sequence is MATPDFIIAGAAKCGTTALWHYLDAHPEVGMTYIKEPRFFTEAKGGMAHGVVDAAIPRSGTYHRGWDWYDELWRDAPEGGTRGEASTIYFVAQDAPRLIRQHVPDVRLIMMVRDPADRMYSHYWQEQKAGWDMGPFRDLVDTDHPRERYFETTSHYKANIERFLEHFDRDQIMVIVKEDLDNEPERILEEVFRFIGVDPAFRPASIGNRFNVQRLPRFPWIRRLSERLRATVGVALPHPVRQAFGRTQRKLERRLSVPNAYPPLEPDLRATLIERFEEDIRFIEQWVGRPRPSWRAIHPTEAAGKTPPASPEATR, encoded by the coding sequence GTGGCCACGCCTGACTTCATCATCGCTGGCGCCGCGAAGTGCGGCACGACCGCGCTCTGGCACTACCTCGACGCGCATCCCGAGGTGGGGATGACGTATATCAAGGAGCCGCGCTTCTTCACCGAGGCCAAGGGCGGCATGGCGCACGGCGTCGTGGACGCTGCGATCCCGCGCTCGGGCACCTACCACCGTGGCTGGGACTGGTACGACGAGCTGTGGCGCGACGCGCCCGAGGGTGGCACGCGGGGCGAGGCGTCCACGATCTACTTCGTCGCCCAGGACGCGCCACGGCTGATCCGGCAGCACGTGCCGGATGTGCGCCTGATCATGATGGTCCGCGACCCCGCCGACCGCATGTATTCGCACTACTGGCAGGAGCAGAAGGCGGGCTGGGACATGGGGCCGTTCCGCGACCTCGTCGACACGGACCACCCGCGCGAGCGCTACTTCGAGACGACGAGCCACTACAAGGCCAACATCGAGCGCTTTCTGGAGCACTTCGACCGGGACCAGATCATGGTCATCGTGAAGGAAGACCTCGACAACGAGCCCGAGCGGATCCTCGAGGAGGTCTTCCGCTTCATCGGCGTCGACCCCGCATTCCGGCCGGCGTCCATTGGAAACCGGTTCAACGTGCAGCGGCTGCCGCGCTTCCCCTGGATCCGCCGCCTCTCGGAGCGTCTCCGGGCGACGGTCGGCGTCGCGCTGCCGCACCCGGTCCGCCAGGCGTTCGGGCGGACGCAGCGGAAGCTGGAGCGGCGGCTCTCAGTCCCCAACGCGTACCCGCCGCTGGAGCCTGACCTCCGGGCGACGCTCATCGAGCGGTTCGAGGAGGACATCCGGTTCATCGAGCAGTGGGTCGGTCGGCCACGCCCGTCGTGGCGTGCGATCCACCCGACCGAGGCAGCCGGTAAGACGCCCCCGGCCTCCCCCGAGGCGACCCGGTGA
- a CDS encoding nucleotide sugar dehydrogenase, with protein MTLHARLLDRIATRDAQVAIVGLGYVGLPLAVAFAEAGFPVVGFDTSAARVAELAAGRSHVEDVADATLRAALDAGMRVTTDPDVLADVDAISICVPTPLRKTRDPDLSHVLAASEAVAERMRPGQLVVLESTTYPGTTREVLVPLLDARGLTVGEDAFVVFSPERVDPGRTDWTTRTTPKVMGGMTPACLDVGTALYAAAVDTVVPVSSPEVAELTKIFENTFRAVNIGLANELLLMCDRLGLDAWEVIEAAATKPFGFMRFTPGPGLGGHCLPVDPHYLSWKLRGLDYTARFIELASEVNTSMPRFWLRKVQDALNEQGKAVRGSTVLVLGVAYKPDVADLRESPALDILALLDEKGADVQYHDPHVPALQHNHMALTSVADLDVALGAADAVLLVTDHAGYDPARLAASTDVFLNSRGPVPASDHPDPEHPGGHA; from the coding sequence GTGACGTTGCACGCTCGCTTGCTCGATCGGATCGCCACGCGCGACGCGCAGGTCGCCATCGTCGGCCTCGGGTACGTCGGGCTGCCGCTCGCGGTCGCCTTCGCCGAAGCAGGCTTCCCCGTGGTCGGCTTCGACACGAGCGCGGCGCGAGTGGCAGAGCTGGCTGCAGGCCGCTCCCATGTCGAGGACGTGGCGGACGCCACGCTTCGCGCCGCCCTCGACGCGGGCATGCGGGTCACCACCGACCCCGATGTCCTCGCCGACGTGGACGCGATCTCCATCTGCGTCCCGACGCCGCTCCGCAAGACCCGCGACCCCGACCTCTCCCACGTGCTCGCCGCCTCTGAGGCCGTCGCGGAGCGGATGCGGCCGGGCCAGCTGGTCGTGCTGGAGAGCACCACCTACCCGGGCACGACCCGCGAGGTGCTGGTGCCGCTGCTCGACGCCCGCGGGCTGACGGTGGGGGAGGACGCCTTCGTGGTCTTCTCGCCCGAGCGCGTGGACCCGGGTCGCACCGACTGGACCACACGCACGACCCCGAAGGTGATGGGGGGCATGACGCCCGCGTGCCTCGACGTGGGCACCGCGCTCTACGCGGCGGCCGTAGACACCGTCGTCCCGGTCAGCTCGCCCGAGGTCGCGGAACTGACGAAGATCTTCGAGAACACCTTCCGCGCGGTCAACATCGGGCTGGCGAACGAACTGCTGCTCATGTGCGACCGCCTCGGGCTGGACGCCTGGGAGGTGATCGAGGCGGCGGCGACGAAGCCGTTCGGCTTCATGCGGTTCACGCCCGGGCCCGGTCTCGGCGGCCACTGCCTGCCCGTCGACCCCCACTACCTGTCGTGGAAGCTGCGCGGGCTCGACTACACGGCGCGGTTCATCGAACTGGCGAGTGAGGTCAATACCTCGATGCCTCGCTTCTGGCTGCGCAAGGTGCAGGACGCGCTCAACGAGCAGGGCAAGGCGGTCCGCGGCAGCACGGTCCTCGTGCTCGGCGTCGCCTACAAGCCGGACGTCGCCGACCTCCGGGAGTCGCCTGCGCTCGACATTCTCGCGCTTCTCGACGAGAAGGGGGCCGATGTCCAGTACCATGACCCGCACGTGCCCGCGCTCCAGCACAACCACATGGCGCTCACGAGCGTCGCCGACCTCGACGTCGCGCTCGGCGCGGCCGACGCGGTCCTCCTGGTGACGGACCACGCGGGGTACGATCCCGCGCGCCTGGCCGCCTCGACCGACGTCTTCCTCAACTCCCGTGGCCCGGTCCCGGCGAGTGATCACCCTGACCCAGAGCACCCCGGTGGCCACGCCTGA
- the rfbA gene encoding glucose-1-phosphate thymidylyltransferase RfbA: MKGILLAGGHGTRLNPATAVVSKQLLPVYDKPMIYYPLSTLMLAGIREILVISTPDALPAFRRLLGDGAGWGLDLQYAVQDQPRGLADAFRVGRDFLAGAPVMMILGDNVIYGGGLSAHLGRAAGRTEGATIFAYPVRDPERYGVVELGTDRRAVHIEEKPTQPRSNLAVAGLYAYGPDVVEVAAELTPSARGELEITDVNRHYLDQGTLDVEVLGRGIAWLDAGTHESLLDASAFVHSVQARQGLMIACPEEIAFRQGFISRDQLAVLARDLASNDYGAYVAALAEGASS; the protein is encoded by the coding sequence ATGAAGGGCATCCTCCTCGCTGGCGGCCACGGCACCCGGCTGAATCCGGCCACGGCAGTCGTCAGCAAGCAATTGCTGCCGGTCTACGACAAGCCGATGATCTACTACCCGCTGAGCACGCTGATGCTGGCGGGCATCCGGGAGATCCTCGTCATCTCGACGCCCGACGCCCTCCCCGCCTTTCGCCGACTCCTCGGCGATGGTGCGGGCTGGGGCCTCGACCTCCAGTACGCCGTCCAGGATCAGCCCCGCGGCCTCGCCGATGCGTTCCGCGTTGGGCGCGACTTCCTCGCCGGCGCCCCGGTGATGATGATCCTGGGCGACAACGTGATCTACGGAGGCGGCCTGTCCGCCCACCTCGGGCGTGCGGCGGGCCGGACCGAGGGCGCCACCATCTTCGCCTACCCGGTACGCGACCCGGAGCGCTACGGCGTCGTCGAGTTGGGCACGGACAGGCGTGCGGTTCACATCGAAGAGAAGCCGACCCAGCCGCGCTCCAACCTCGCCGTCGCCGGGCTCTACGCCTACGGCCCGGACGTGGTGGAGGTCGCCGCCGAGCTGACCCCCTCGGCGCGGGGGGAGTTGGAGATCACCGACGTGAACCGCCACTACCTGGACCAGGGAACGCTCGATGTCGAGGTGCTGGGCCGCGGCATCGCGTGGCTCGACGCCGGGACGCACGAGTCGCTCCTGGATGCCTCCGCGTTCGTCCACTCGGTCCAGGCGCGTCAGGGGCTGATGATCGCCTGCCCGGAGGAGATCGCCTTCCGGCAGGGCTTCATCTCGCGCGATCAACTCGCCGTTCTCGCGCGGGATCTCGCCTCTAACGACTACGGGGCGTACGTGGCAGCGCTCGCCGAAGGGGCCTCGTCGTGA
- the rfbB gene encoding dTDP-glucose 4,6-dehydratase, which produces MRSQRPGVLITGGAGFIGSAMVRSALARRPEHRVVTLDALTYAGSVASLADLDGAERHTFVHGDIRDGALVRDLLREHAVGLVVHLAAESHVDRSISGPSAFVETNVLGTQTLLDACREVWDGADGVRFHHVSTDEVYGDLGPDDPAFTEQTPYAPSSPYSASKAGSDHLVRASGRTYGLPVSITNCSNNYGPRQYPEKLIPVVLQRALAGEPIPVYGDGANVRDWLFVDDHCDAIWTVIERGAVGETYNVGGHAEVGNLDLVRMLCAILDERRPASAPHADLITFVTDRPGHDRRYAVDTAKIEALGWSPSQSLRTGLEATVDWYLDHQSWVSTVLAEAEAGA; this is translated from the coding sequence ATGCGCTCCCAGCGACCGGGGGTCCTGATCACCGGCGGGGCGGGCTTCATCGGGTCGGCCATGGTCCGGTCTGCGCTGGCGCGCCGGCCCGAGCACCGCGTCGTTACGCTCGACGCGCTGACCTACGCGGGCTCGGTCGCCAGTCTGGCGGACCTGGACGGGGCCGAGCGCCACACGTTCGTGCACGGCGACATCCGCGACGGAGCGCTCGTGCGGGACCTACTTCGGGAGCACGCGGTCGGGCTCGTCGTCCACCTCGCGGCCGAGTCGCACGTGGATCGCTCGATTTCCGGCCCCAGCGCCTTCGTCGAGACCAACGTGCTCGGCACCCAGACCCTCCTCGACGCGTGCCGCGAGGTGTGGGACGGAGCCGACGGGGTCCGCTTCCACCACGTGTCGACGGATGAGGTCTACGGCGATCTCGGGCCCGACGACCCCGCGTTCACGGAGCAGACGCCCTACGCGCCCTCGTCGCCGTATTCGGCCTCCAAGGCGGGCTCCGACCATCTGGTCCGCGCCAGCGGGCGGACGTACGGGTTGCCGGTCTCGATCACCAACTGCTCCAACAACTACGGGCCGCGCCAGTACCCGGAGAAGCTGATCCCGGTCGTCCTCCAGCGGGCGCTCGCGGGGGAGCCCATCCCGGTCTATGGCGACGGCGCCAACGTCCGCGACTGGCTCTTCGTCGACGACCACTGCGACGCCATCTGGACGGTCATCGAGCGAGGAGCGGTCGGGGAGACCTACAACGTCGGAGGCCATGCCGAGGTGGGCAACCTGGACCTCGTGCGGATGCTGTGCGCGATCCTCGACGAGCGGCGCCCGGCGTCGGCCCCGCACGCGGACCTGATCACGTTCGTGACCGACCGGCCCGGCCACGACCGCCGCTACGCCGTCGACACGGCCAAGATCGAAGCGCTCGGCTGGTCGCCGAGTCAGTCGCTCCGGACGGGCCTGGAGGCGACCGTCGACTGGTACCTCGATCATCAGAGTTGGGTCTCGACCGTGCTCGCCGAGGCGGAGGCGGGGGCATGA
- a CDS encoding SLBB domain-containing protein, translated as MRALAVLALILTASASAQPPTQGGSLGVIEGRQVTPGGYFVNAQPGQAITRVNVWGRVARPGVYDLGPEFDLMGVLTLAGVSSERTPMEGDPELVLRLYRAGRGTPVYEATLQSFLNTSEPPAIQYGDVIEVEYETAARVAVVGAVARPGTYEVGPSFSARDAVALAGGPDYTPLRANETRETTVRIYRGDVADGIPTYQETLATFLSGPSPDLLDGDVIEIDSVTDSGWTTRDTLTAAGVATSGLIAVVQIIRFLNTSN; from the coding sequence ATGCGCGCTCTCGCCGTCCTCGCCCTGATCCTGACCGCGTCCGCCTCGGCGCAACCCCCGACGCAAGGGGGCTCGCTCGGGGTCATCGAGGGACGCCAGGTCACCCCCGGGGGATACTTCGTCAACGCCCAGCCCGGTCAGGCCATCACCCGCGTCAATGTCTGGGGGCGCGTCGCGCGACCCGGCGTCTACGACCTGGGGCCGGAGTTCGACCTGATGGGGGTCCTGACGCTCGCGGGCGTGTCGAGCGAGCGCACGCCCATGGAAGGCGACCCGGAGCTGGTCCTCCGGCTGTACCGTGCCGGCCGCGGCACGCCCGTCTATGAGGCGACGCTTCAGTCGTTCCTCAATACCTCCGAGCCGCCCGCGATCCAGTACGGCGACGTGATCGAGGTCGAGTATGAGACGGCAGCCCGAGTCGCGGTCGTCGGCGCGGTGGCCCGGCCCGGTACCTACGAGGTCGGGCCGTCCTTCTCGGCGCGCGACGCCGTCGCCCTGGCGGGAGGGCCCGACTACACGCCGCTCCGCGCCAACGAGACGCGCGAGACCACGGTCCGCATCTACCGCGGCGACGTGGCCGACGGAATCCCGACGTACCAGGAGACGCTGGCGACCTTTCTCTCCGGTCCGTCGCCCGACCTGCTGGACGGCGATGTGATCGAGATCGACTCCGTGACGGACTCCGGGTGGACCACGCGCGACACGCTGACGGCGGCGGGCGTCGCGACCTCCGGGTTGATTGCGGTCGTGCAGATCATCCGCTTTCTGAACACGAGCAACTGA
- a CDS encoding polysaccharide biosynthesis tyrosine autokinase, whose amino-acid sequence MIDQPYPTAADRGAPGAPVRGEDPFYYGDRDGIDLRALLDILLRGKWIILGAVLALTIPVMVYSMLSPSKYRSYAILLVDKTDTDLADVLPEAMPSGFWRQERNLSNELLVLDQSMPLAEAVAARLIEAETVPGTNRPLPILRDDDPSTPLTVQEVAFRLQRGSIKSTMETGGADAIRVNAVSTDPQEAALISNTYAEAFAQLTQDQSRSGASASREFLEDQVETQNDRLQETDAAVEQYMLREGAVALQEETSRLVDQIATLDARRDQAQVNLVTKRAELAALQSELSRLESQLGTRLSSNLDSELAAARERIQQLNAELEVFYRQNPALRNDTNPPANIARLRTELARVEADQERIARQLSAQSLASGSSPDDQRSGFVRAADLRAQISAARVAVRGLEAEVSQVSSRLGQYESELSNVPAQSIELAQLERERQAAETLYGALEQNLQQARVAEQSQLGYARVIRPAFPTPAPFSPLRARNTILALLCGLVFGSLLAIGKVRLDHRIHTPDDLAKLGHAIIGTVPSTTALVKEEYGGADVAEVNGRMVDTHVVSLLNPMATASESYRALRTNIQFSRPDVVIQTILVTSSNPSEGKSVTSSNLAVVFAQAGRRVLLVDADLRRPTVHKKLGISREPGLVQQLFSSESIQATTLDQLADDLYVLPAGSLAPNPSELIGSRRMRDLIADMRTKFDIIIFDAPPVLAATDAVLLSTQCDATLVIARAGQTKDFELNSALAALKDVGTKPSGLVLNAFDVRQAYGYRYKYAYRYGNAYGYGSPKAADQPDA is encoded by the coding sequence ATGATCGATCAACCGTATCCGACGGCGGCAGACCGCGGCGCTCCCGGCGCCCCTGTTCGCGGAGAAGACCCGTTCTACTACGGAGATCGCGACGGGATCGACCTCCGGGCGCTCCTGGACATCCTGCTCCGCGGCAAGTGGATCATCCTCGGTGCGGTGCTCGCGCTCACCATCCCGGTGATGGTGTACTCGATGCTGAGCCCCTCGAAGTACCGCTCGTACGCGATCCTTCTGGTGGACAAGACCGACACGGACCTCGCGGACGTGCTGCCGGAGGCGATGCCGTCCGGCTTCTGGCGGCAGGAGCGCAACCTCAGCAACGAACTGCTGGTCCTCGACCAGTCGATGCCGCTCGCCGAAGCGGTCGCCGCCCGGCTCATCGAGGCGGAGACGGTGCCGGGCACCAACCGTCCCCTGCCGATCCTCAGGGACGATGACCCCTCGACGCCGCTCACGGTCCAGGAGGTCGCCTTCCGGCTCCAGCGCGGCTCCATCAAGTCGACCATGGAGACCGGCGGCGCGGACGCCATCCGCGTCAACGCGGTCAGCACGGACCCTCAGGAGGCGGCGCTGATCTCCAACACCTATGCCGAGGCCTTCGCTCAACTGACGCAGGACCAGAGCCGCTCCGGCGCCTCGGCCTCGCGTGAGTTTTTGGAGGACCAGGTGGAGACGCAGAACGACCGCCTCCAGGAGACCGACGCGGCCGTGGAGCAGTACATGCTTCGCGAGGGCGCCGTGGCGCTTCAGGAGGAGACCTCCCGCCTCGTCGACCAGATCGCGACGCTCGACGCGCGCCGCGACCAGGCACAGGTCAACCTCGTCACGAAGCGGGCGGAGCTGGCGGCGCTCCAGAGCGAGCTGTCCCGCCTGGAGAGCCAACTCGGGACGCGCCTCTCGTCCAACCTCGACAGTGAGCTGGCCGCGGCCCGCGAGCGGATCCAGCAGTTGAACGCCGAGCTGGAGGTCTTCTACCGTCAGAACCCGGCACTCCGCAACGACACCAACCCACCGGCCAACATCGCGCGTCTCCGCACGGAGCTCGCGCGCGTCGAGGCGGACCAGGAGCGCATCGCGCGGCAGCTCTCGGCGCAGTCGCTCGCCTCGGGCTCCAGCCCGGACGATCAACGCTCCGGATTCGTCCGCGCCGCCGACCTCCGGGCCCAGATCTCGGCCGCTCGCGTCGCCGTCCGCGGCCTCGAGGCCGAAGTGAGCCAGGTCAGCTCCCGGCTCGGGCAGTACGAGAGCGAGCTGTCCAACGTCCCGGCGCAGTCCATCGAGCTGGCGCAGCTGGAGCGCGAGCGGCAGGCCGCCGAGACGCTCTACGGCGCCCTGGAGCAGAACCTCCAGCAGGCGCGCGTCGCCGAGCAGTCGCAGCTAGGCTACGCCCGCGTGATCCGCCCGGCGTTCCCCACCCCGGCGCCGTTCTCGCCGCTCCGCGCCCGCAACACGATCCTGGCGCTGCTCTGCGGCCTCGTCTTCGGCTCGCTCCTCGCCATCGGCAAGGTGCGCCTCGACCACCGGATCCACACGCCGGACGACCTCGCCAAGCTCGGCCACGCCATCATCGGCACGGTGCCGTCGACGACTGCGCTCGTGAAGGAGGAGTACGGGGGGGCCGATGTCGCCGAGGTCAACGGCCGGATGGTGGACACGCACGTCGTGTCGCTGCTCAACCCGATGGCCACCGCCTCTGAGTCCTACCGCGCGCTGCGGACGAACATCCAGTTCAGCCGCCCGGACGTGGTCATCCAGACGATCCTGGTGACCTCTTCCAATCCGAGTGAGGGTAAGTCGGTCACGTCGTCCAACTTGGCCGTCGTGTTCGCGCAGGCAGGCCGCCGCGTGCTCCTGGTCGACGCCGACCTCCGGCGCCCGACGGTCCACAAGAAGCTGGGCATTTCTCGCGAGCCGGGCCTCGTCCAGCAGCTCTTCTCGTCCGAGTCGATCCAGGCAACGACCCTCGACCAGCTGGCCGACGACCTCTACGTGCTCCCGGCCGGGTCGCTCGCCCCGAACCCGTCCGAGCTGATCGGCTCGCGCCGGATGCGCGACCTGATCGCGGACATGCGGACCAAGTTCGACATCATCATCTTCGACGCCCCGCCGGTGCTGGCCGCGACCGATGCCGTGCTGCTCTCGACCCAGTGCGACGCGACGCTCGTGATCGCCCGTGCGGGCCAGACGAAGGACTTCGAACTCAACTCGGCGTTGGCCGCGCTGAAGGACGTCGGCACCAAGCCGAGCGGCCTCGTGCTCAACGCGTTCGACGTCCGCCAGGCGTACGGCTACCGCTACAAGTACGCCTACCGCTATGGCAACGCGTACGGATACGGCAGCCCGAAGGCCGCCGACCAGCCCGACGCATAA
- a CDS encoding metallophosphoesterase yields MLVAVLSDIHANLPALRTALQLAEARGADALVNLGDVVGYGPSPSECLEIVRTEFAVNILGNHDAAVAGSDDEALPRDGRAAVDLHRAMLSDDQRAWLRDLPLVAEAFDATFVHAAPFKPEKWPRLESMRDTQIQFDAFDTPICFIGHSHRQAIVADTLGVFRVREGHRYLVNVGSVGQPRDRDPRLGFALFDTEAFTVELLREHYDRAQTVAEIAKVGLPKALGDRLQRGV; encoded by the coding sequence TTGCTCGTCGCTGTTCTCTCTGACATCCACGCCAACCTGCCTGCGCTGCGCACGGCTCTGCAGCTCGCCGAGGCTCGGGGCGCCGACGCGCTGGTCAACCTCGGCGACGTGGTCGGCTATGGCCCCTCCCCTTCGGAGTGCCTGGAAATCGTGCGGACGGAGTTCGCGGTCAACATCCTGGGCAACCACGACGCAGCGGTCGCGGGCTCCGACGACGAGGCGCTGCCCCGCGACGGCCGCGCCGCGGTCGACCTGCATCGGGCGATGCTCTCCGACGACCAGCGGGCGTGGCTGCGCGACCTGCCCCTCGTCGCCGAGGCCTTCGACGCCACGTTCGTCCACGCGGCGCCGTTCAAGCCCGAGAAGTGGCCGCGGCTGGAGTCGATGCGCGACACACAGATCCAGTTCGACGCCTTCGACACGCCGATTTGCTTCATCGGCCACTCCCACCGGCAGGCGATCGTGGCGGACACGCTGGGCGTTTTCCGCGTCCGCGAGGGGCACCGCTACCTCGTCAACGTGGGCAGCGTCGGGCAACCCCGCGACCGCGACCCGCGCCTCGGGTTCGCGCTGTTCGACACGGAGGCCTTCACGGTGGAGTTGCTCCGGGAGCACTACGACCGCGCCCAGACCGTCGCCGAGATCGCGAAGGTGGGCCTGCCCAAGGCGCTCGGGGACCGCCTCCAGCGCGGGGTCTGA
- the gmd gene encoding GDP-mannose 4,6-dehydratase, which produces MSEITQPRRRALITGVTGQDGSYLAELLLAKGYEVHGLKRRASSFNTQRIDHLYQDPHEEEVRFKLHYGDLTDSTNLIRIVQEVQPDEIYNLAAMSHVAVSFESPEYTANADGIGTLRLLEAIRILGLTDTRFYQASTSELYGKVQEVPQSETTPFYPRSPYAVAKLYAYWITVNYREAYDLFATNGILFNHESPRRGETFVTRKITRAAARISLGLQDTLYLGNMDAQRDWGHARDYVEGMWRILQHDTPDDWVLATGHMTTVRHFCDMAFKAVGIAVRWEGEAEEEVGYREDTGAAIVRVDPRYYRPTEVEQLLGDPSKAKRELGWEPGVTVEQLAAEMVTADLAVAHVQPEVA; this is translated from the coding sequence ATGTCCGAGATCACACAACCCCGCCGCCGCGCCCTCATCACCGGCGTGACCGGCCAGGACGGGTCCTACCTCGCCGAACTGCTCCTCGCCAAGGGCTACGAGGTCCACGGCCTGAAGCGCCGCGCGTCTTCGTTCAACACGCAGCGCATCGACCACCTCTACCAGGATCCACACGAGGAGGAGGTCCGGTTCAAGCTCCACTACGGCGACCTGACGGACTCCACGAACCTGATCCGGATCGTGCAGGAGGTCCAGCCGGACGAGATCTACAACCTCGCGGCCATGAGCCACGTGGCGGTCAGCTTCGAAAGCCCGGAGTACACGGCCAACGCCGACGGCATCGGCACGCTGCGTCTGCTGGAGGCCATCCGCATCCTGGGCCTGACCGACACGCGCTTCTACCAGGCGTCCACGAGTGAGCTGTACGGCAAGGTGCAGGAGGTGCCGCAGTCCGAGACGACGCCGTTCTACCCGCGCTCGCCCTACGCCGTCGCCAAGCTCTACGCCTACTGGATCACGGTCAACTACCGCGAGGCGTACGACCTGTTCGCGACCAACGGCATCCTGTTCAACCACGAGTCGCCGCGGCGCGGCGAGACGTTCGTGACACGCAAGATCACGCGCGCCGCCGCCCGCATCTCGCTGGGCCTGCAGGACACGCTCTACCTGGGCAACATGGATGCCCAGCGCGACTGGGGCCACGCCCGCGACTACGTCGAGGGCATGTGGCGCATCCTGCAGCACGACACGCCCGACGACTGGGTGCTCGCGACCGGCCACATGACGACCGTGCGCCACTTCTGCGACATGGCCTTCAAGGCCGTCGGCATCGCGGTGCGCTGGGAGGGCGAGGCCGAGGAGGAGGTCGGGTACCGGGAGGACACCGGCGCAGCCATCGTCCGCGTCGATCCGCGCTACTACCGCCCGACCGAGGTCGAGCAGCTCCTCGGCGACCCGTCGAAGGCCAAGCGCGAGCTGGGCTGGGAGCCGGGGGTGACCGTGGAGCAGCTGGCCGCCGAGATGGTCACCGCCGACCTCGCCGTCGCCCACGTCCAGCCGGAAGTGGCGTAG